Genomic DNA from Oncorhynchus mykiss isolate Arlee chromosome 2, USDA_OmykA_1.1, whole genome shotgun sequence:
ATATCTCCCAGATTTGTATGATGAACATTACAAACCAGTACAGAatagtacagaacagaacagtacagaacagtccataaCAGAatagtacagaacagtccagaacaaaacagtccagaacagaatagaacagaacagtccagaacagaatagtacagaacagtccagaacaaaacagtccagaacagaatagaacagaacagtccaGAACAGAATAGTACAGAACAGTCAAGAACAGAACAgtccagaacagaatagaacagaacagtccagaacagaatagaacagaacagtccagaacagaatagaacagaacagtccaGAACAGAATAGTACAGAACAGTCAAGAACAGAatagtacagaacagtccagaacagaacagtccagaacagaatagaacagaacagtccagaacaaaacagtccagaacagaatagaacagaacagtccaGAACAGAATAGTACAGAACAGTCAAGAACAGAatagtacagaacagtccagaacagaatagaacagaacagtccaGAACAGAATAGTACAGAACAGTcaagaacagaatagaacagaacagtccagaacagaatagtacagaacagtccagaacaaaacagtccagaacagaatagaacagaacagtccaGAACAGAATAGTACAGAACAGTCAAGAACAGAatagtacagaacagtccagaacagaacagtccagaacagaatagaacagaacagtccagaacaaaacagtccagaacagaatagaacagtcaAGAACAGAACAGTCCAGAACAGAACAGTCAAGAACAGAACAGTCAAGAACAGAACAGTCAAGAACAGAACAGTCCAGAACTGAACAGTCCAGAACAGAACagtccagaacagaacagaacagtccaGAACATAACAGAATAGTCCAGAACTGAACAGTCCAGAACAGAACAGTCCAGAACCGAACAGAACagtccagaacagaacagaacagtccaGAACATAACAGAACAGTCAAGAACAGAACAGTCCAGAACAGAATAGTCCAGAACTGAACAGTCCAGAACAGAACAGTCTAGAACCGAACAGAACagtccagaacagaacagaacagtccaGAACTGAACAGTCCAGAACAGAACAGTCCAGAAccgaacagaacagaacagtccagaacagaacagtccagaacagaacagaacagtccaTAACAGAATAGTACAGTCCAGAACAGAAAAGTCCAGAACCGAACAGAACAGTCCAGAACAGTACAGAatagcagagtagagtacagagGAGGGATAGAACAATATGTTTCCTGAACTGGGCAACTGAGTCACACAAGTCCAACACGTTTTTCCCACTACCAGAGAGAAATACAGCAGACATACAGTGTGGGTGGTCAATCACAAAGTGCAAATATTACATGTCTGCCCTGTTTCACTGCACCCTCTTGCCAGGTCGCTATGTAGCTGAATACATTCTTCATAACCTACTTGGCTAAATAAAGGGCCTAAAttaataattaaataaataagacaTATACACCAATTAAAATATGTTTAATGAGTTCGATCTTCAATCTCACTCCAAAAGCTAATTCTGCGCCAAACAGATTGGATAACGATCAAGGGCACAACCCTCCCTATTCAACCAATGATCAGTGAGAAGGGATATGGTCAGGAAGTTTATGCTTTAGTGCTACAGTGCATACCAGCCTGTCCCTTCAgtttatcaccaccaccaccttaccaGAGACCTGGTCATATTGACAGGACACAAAACAACCTGACGTGTGACAGGGAATCAGGTGACTAGTGTTTACACAGCACTAAATTTAGTAAACAAAGAAGGGGAAAAAAAGCTTTCCATATTAAGGCAAAGTTCAGTATTTCACAACTTAATGTTGAGTTTGTAGTGTCTGTTAAAAGAAAACTGAAGcatggattacagtttctcctggcccaCAAGATAGAGATAAATACTGAACTCCCCCGTTATACCAATCAAGTCCAACACGGGAAATGTAACGTAATACTGGAATTGTACAATCATACTTTATTGTAAAATCTCttgacctcacacacacacagccaggacagGTTATTAGGAGGATCTAGCTAAAAGATCATGGCAGATTCATCACAATACACCTGAAGATGTGGATGATGCAGTTTAAACAGCCCACAGCTACAGCACTGGGCTTCACATGAGATATTCAGTGATAACAGATCATGCTGCCCCATCATTAACTTCCACTGGTAGTGAGTCATTGACCGATAGTTAACCAGCCCCACTTGGCGAATCTTTGTCTTAGTTTACCTTCACCATTTGAGCGCAGTGGGGTCTGTGCTAGCCTGTAGTAACCAAACCGACGGACGTGTCACTGTTGATCTAGACTTAGGACTGTGTGCTTAGGCATGGGAGGGGGTAGGTGGAAGGGGGTGGTGGTAGGGGTTTGTAATATGAACTCTACGGACTTAATAAAGACCAATAAAAGTCAACCAGTCTCCAATCAAAACCAATCAGCAAGCAGGATAACTTGTTCTGTTACATTTCAATACAGCTATCTGGATTGGCAAATACACAGATTCCCTACACTAAACTCAAATGATACTAAATAAATTGAATCATGAACCTGTTACTGTCATAGCATCTCCATCGTTGACcctgtctgccctctctctcactttctttatCACATACACAAACACCTGAACAGTGGGTGTTTATCTCAGAGGAGTGCACTTTGGCTCGGAGAACGACAAGTCAACACATCCCCACTCATATATATACAGGCTAGCTCACCGCTGCCTCTCAGCTACTGCCTGCTATTCATTCCTGTCACCCAGTACGGAGAGAAGAAACAGTGAGTACAGCCATGTTCGTTTGGTTCACCCTGTTTTGGTTCACACATCTGCATGGAGAAAAAGAAAACACCTCTTAGTCATGATAATATCACTGTTATAAGGTGTTGTAGATGGGTATTGGGTGGGTAAGATGGGTATTACACGTCTGTCTCCAGACTGTTGGACAAAACACTCCCTGGGAGAGATCAAGTAGAGGGTATTGAGAGGGGTTCCAACTGAATGGAATAACTAAATAAATTAGAGCATGTctatacagatgtaggaccttAATTTGATCATTATTACAGGACAACAGGGGCagagcaggaaatgcaaacttgtagtataTTCAagatttaaaaaggcttctaaagtttgcaatttaacatttcagacttgatttgctaACTAAACATGTATCAACCCACTACAAAAATGGCCATTaattataataatattataatgatTATTTCCTGTTTCTccaggattattttcctactgtgagaaactggtcaaagtaagatcctgcatctgtatgTGGTCTGCTGCATCATAGTGAGATACAAACCCAGAAAAATGATAGTTTCATTGTCATTAAAAACATTGCCAACCCCAGAATAGCCTTACCGTAGTCATTGGAAACATGTTAAAATACATGTTTGAGATAAAATGGAAGAGATTAGATGAGCCTGAGATGAGATCAGGCTAAGAGCAGAGCTGAAAAGGAAGAGGAAATGATGCTGACTAGTGGACAAGTTGATGTATGGTTTATCTGACCCTCACCAAGATGTTTGCTTTGCACACAGATCTGAGTGACATCATGAACAAGCTTCTGGTCATCACTGTGCTCGTCACTCTTCTGGGCCTCAGTAAGTACACAGTCTAGAccctgactgactaactgactgactaactgactgacataCTGGTGATGTTCCAGGTTGTCATTTATGCAGTCTCACTGTGCATCCCAGAAGGTTGTTTTATCATaatagcatttcgctacacccacaataacatctgctaattttgtgtatgtgaccaacaaaatttgatttgatttgaaacgttAAACACTCCAGATAAGAGCACCACGAGCAGCAATATTGACAGACTGACCAACCAACCATTTtgaccctctaaccctaaccctccccttCCAGGTGCTCAGGGCCTCCGTCTGCCTAGGCAAGCTGAGGAGGGTACGCCTGAGGAACCGGCCGCTGATGTTGCTGAGGCTGATGGAGAGCAGGGAACCCTGGAAAAGCTGACCAGCGTCGTCAAGGGCTACTACGACACATCCATCAGCACCGCCTCTAGCTGGCTGGACAGCATCGATGGCCTGAAGCTGAAGGAGAAGGCcaagtaagacacacacacacacacacacacacacaagaacggAACAGCAGGTCAAGATAGCAGGCTGACAGTTAATGCACTGTCCATGTGTCTGTGTCCATCAGGAATGCCATCAGTGACACCACCGTGGCGGCGATGACTTACGCTGGCATCCTGCAGGACCAGGTCTACCACATCTTATACCAACAGTAAAGACCCTTCCTTGTTTCCCTCTGTGTCCCCAACGTCCTCAAAATGCTTTTGTGAGGAGAGCGTCGCAGCTGTGGGCCCCTACTCTCTCATCCTGGAGCCTCTGATCAGCTTCAGCAGACCTCCAACCCTCGGTGACGTCCCCCTGGAGTCTGTGTAGATTGAAATACAGTATTATTTTATGTCAACATTTTACGTTTCAGTCATttatcagacgctcttatccagagcgatttacaatcagtgcattcatcttcagatagctaggtgagacaaccacatatctctgTCGTAGGaagtacatttatttttacaataaagcagctatcagcaaagtcagtgaaAGTAGgaaaatactttttttaaatgtttttttaatgtcGACATATCTTGAAATAAAAACATGCATTTGTAGAAAACCAATAAACACTATGTGTTTCTTGAGGGGCATTATTcatatttctttatttaaccaggtaggcaagttgagaacaagttctcatttacaactgcgacctggccaagataaagcaaagcagttcgacacatacaacaacacagagttacacatggagtaaaacaaacatacagtcaataacacagtagaaaaataagtccaTATACAATGTCagtaaatgaggtgagataaggggggtaaaggcaaaaaaggccatggtggcgaagtaaatacaatatagcaagtaaaacactggaatggtagatttgcagtggaataatgtgcaaagtagaaatataaataatggggtgcaaaggagctaaataaataaataaatacagtaggggaaggggTAGTTGTTGAggttaaattatagatgggctatgtacaggtgcagtaatctgtgagctgctctgacagctggtgcttaaagctagtgagggagataagtgtttccagtttcagagatttttgtagttcgttccagtcattggcagcagagaactggaaggagaggcggccaaagaagaattggttttgggggtgaccagagagatatacctgctggagcgcgtgctacaggtgggtgctgctatggtgaccagtgagctgagataaggaaggacattacctagcagggtcttgtagatgacctggagccagtgggtttggcgacgagtatgaagcgagggccagccaacgagatcatacaggtcgcagtggtgggtagtatatgaggctttcgtgacaaaacggatggcactgtgatagactgcattcaatttattgagtagggtattggaggctattttgtagatgacatcgccgaagtcgaggattggtaggatggtcagttttacaagggtatgtttggcagcatgagtgaaggatgctttgttacgaaatacgaagccaattctagatttaactttggattggagatgtttgatgtgagtctggaaggagagtttacagtctaaccagacacctaggtatttatagttgtccacatattctaagtgagaaccatccagagtagtgatgctggacgggcgggcaggtgcaggcagcgatcggttgaagagcatgcatttagatttacttgtatttaagagcaattggaggccacggaaggagagttgtatggcattgaagctcgcctggagggttgataacacagtgtccaaagaagggccagaagtatacagaatggtgttgtctgcgtaggggtggatcagagactcaccagcagcaagagcgacatcattgatgtatacagagaagaatcagagaagtagttagcgaaccaggcgaggcaatcatttgagaaaccaaggctgtcgagtctgctgatgaggataaaatatatatatatgagtcagTACGATCGTTGTACTATGTGTTTTATTATCAGACAAAGTTGAGAGAGGTGGGATATGTTCATGCATATCTCCCACGGGTTTGTGACAATATGGTTGTGTGTACATCATGTCTCAGAGTTTACAATATGGACAATACGGAGTCTCACAATGCCTACTGTACATAACTATCACCTAACACTGAGTCAACTGCCTCTCGGCTGAATATAAGAAGCAGGTCATATAGAGGAAAAAGTAAACACAGATTCCTGTGACTGTTTCTGACAGACAGGTTCTCAACCAGAGCTTGAGTTTCTAAATGAGTGGGAACAAAGGGTGTCCTCTGAGTTTCTAAATGAGTGGGAATAAAGGGTGTCCTCTGAGTTTCTAAATGAGTGGGAATAAAGGGTGTCCTCTGAGTTTCTAAATGAGTGGGAATAAAGGGTGTCCTCTGAGTTTCTAAATGAGTGGGAATAAAGGGTATCCTCTGAGTTTCTAAATGAGTGGGAATAAAGGGTGTCCTCTGAGTTTCTAAATGAGTGGGAATAAAGGGTGTCCTCTGAGTTTCTAAATGAGTGGGAATAAAGGGTGTCCTCTGAGTTTCTAAATTAGTGGGAATAAAGGGTGTCCTCTGAGTTTCTAAATGAGTGGGAATAAAGGGTGTCCTTTGGGTTTCTGATCTCAGAAAGGTTCAAAGTGAGCTGTTCATGATCCTTTTGAAGCTGCAATGATAACAgacagaaataaaacatttgacctcAAATATGATCATGTTCACTGAATATGTAGGAGCCTGGAGCTACAAGACCACAGAGAAGAACATCTTGAACTGTTAGTTAATCTCTTCATAGGGTGGTGATACACTAGCAGGGATATGGCCAATCTGATGTAGCCTCAGTCTAAGATTCATTCAAACGGACTCCAAATGTATTCAAACTAAATACCTCAAATCCCTGAGTAGGGGATTCTTCTGAGTACCTACGTTTCCCCATCTTGATTTCCCAATTCTCTCACAACTTTATCTGTCTCACGAGGCCACATTGTTGCCTTCTCTTAGTAATCAACCCACAGTTAATGAATAGCCTCACTTGATATTACTAAACGAGGGCACTGCACATTGATACACGGGGTTACATAATGGTAGATCCCACTGAGTACTTTCATCACAGTGAAATATTAACTCTAAATGCTAGGAATTATATGAGAAGCCTTATCgctcttgtttgtttgttttttcccaATGGTGACAGTAAAAGGACATAGCACCTGTATTACAAAGAACAACACATGTGTCTCATACTAAAGGGCCAACATGTGTTTTAAATTAAAGAGCCTTACGTTTTTcgttctgtttgtttgtttttgctttgttgtttgttgtttaaATCATGtcaaaaatatatactgtatactgtaataacTTGTGTCAAAAATGGTCAATTGTATGCTCttatacagatgtaagatcttcatttgatcaccttgttgcaggagcttgttgtgtatttgaggtttaaaaaggctcctGAAGTATTTCATCTCCACCTataaatttcagacttgattttcccagATTTTCCCtgtatcaacccttacaaaaatgtccattgatTATAATAACTcacatgtcctgttgctgcaggattgttttcTTGCTCTAGAAAACTGTCTGAAATTAagataatttaaaaaaagtatatTACAAACAAATCTGTAATTGACTGAATGGGGGCCTATAACCATACCTATCCAGTCACAGACATGAGAGAAGTGCCAGGAAAACCAAGCACAGGTGCAGCCCAGGCAGTCAACTCCCAGAGATCTAAAGGCTagagacacagatacacaggTATAAAAGAACCACAGACTAAACCCAGGCTCATACAGAGACCAAGACATAATGAAGCTGCTACTGCTGGCCTTGGCTTTGGGGTGTGCAGGTAAGACTATAATACACAGTATCATGAGACAGTTATGCAATGCAAGAGCATGAAGAATGATACCTTCTTTTAGAGACAGGTTAGGGAGGGAGACATACGGccgcgtagcctagtggttagagcgttggactagtaaccgaaaggttgcaagatctaattcccgagctgacaaggtacaaatctgtccttctgcccctgaacaaggcagttaacccactgttcctaggccgtcattgaaaataagaatgtgttcttaactgacttgcctagtaaaataaaatacactgagtgtactgaACATTATGCTCGTTCCATGACATATACTGACTGGGTGaatctcaatattaggaaggtgttcttaatgttttgtacactcagtcttTACACTCATCTATACTAtgaccatttctctctctctcatttagcGGCTGTTCCAGTGGAGGAGAATGGAGCGTTGTTGCAGGAAGTTTGCCAACCCCACTCCAGACCCTGGCAGGTCTACCTGTGGAACACTAAGGGGGGCTGGTATGGGGAGGAAAGGTGTAGTGGTGCCCTCATCAACGAGTGGTGGGTGCTTACCGCCTGGAACTGCTTTGTCGAGTAGGTATTCCCACTTTTTTATTTTTCCGAAATCAGTGTAAAATGCATGCAGCCCATATGTTCACCgaaaacaaacaaatattttttgttaaactttgctccactctactctactctactctactctactctactcctcctcagacctgGCCACACTATGGTTTCTCTGGGGGAGCATGACCTGACAGTGGAGGAAGGGACAGAGCAACACATCCGGGTGGCCAGATATGTGCAGCACGGGCCGTACGCACGAGGCCCCTCACACAGCCTGGCAATGGTGAAGCTGGCAGAGCCTGCCCGGTTCACTCAGCATATCATGCCCGTAGCCCTACCCACACGCTGCACTCAGCTCCACGAGAAGTGTCTGGTGAGCGGCTGGGGCTCCACCGTACCGGGACAGGGTGAGTGGACCATAAAGCCAGGGGAGGGCTATATGCCTCAACCGAAATTAATggaatagatacagtgccttgcgaaagtattcggcccccttgaactttgcgaccttttgccacatttcaggcttcaaacataaagatataaaactgtatttttttgtgaagaatcaacaacaagtgggacacaatcatgaagtggaacgacatttattggatatttcaaacttttttaacaaatcaaaaactgaaaaattgggcgtgcaaaattattcagccccctttactttcagtgcagcaaactctctccagaagttcagtgaggatctctgaatgatccaatgttgacctaaatgactaatgatgataaatacaatccacctgtgtgtaatcaagtctccgtataaatgcacctgcactgtgatagtctcagaggtccgttaaaagcgcagagagcatcatgaagaacaaggaacacaccaggcaggtccgagatactgttgtgaagaagtttaaagccggatttggatacaaaaagatttcccaagctttaaacatcccaaggagcactgtgcaagcgataatattgaaatggaaggagtatcagaccactgcaaatctaccaagacctggccgtccctctaaactttcagctcatacaaggagaagactgatcagagatgcagccaagaggcccatgatcactctggatgaactgcagagatctacagctgaggtgggagactctgtccataggacaacaatcagtcgtatattgcacaaatctggcctttatggaagagtggcaagaagaaagccatttcttaaagatatccataaaaagtgtcgtttaaagtttgccacaagccacctgggagacacaccaaacatgtggaagaaggtgctctggtcagatgaaaccaaaattgaactttttggcaacaatgcaaaacgttattttggcgtaaaagcaacacagctgaacacaccatccccactgtcaaacatggtggtggcagcatcatggtttgggcctgcttttcttcagcagggacagggaagatggttaaaattgatgggaagatggatggagccaaatacaggaccattctggaagaaaacctgatggagtctgcaaaagacctgagactgggacggagatttgtcttccaacaagacaatgatccaaaacataaagcaaaatctacaatggaatggttaaaaaataaacatatccaggtgttagaatggccaagtcaaagtccagacctgaatccaatcgagaatctgtggaaagaactgaaaactgctgttcacaaatgctctccatccaacctcactgagctcgagctgttttgcaaggaggaatgggaaaacatttcaatctcgatgtgcaaaactgatagagacataccccaagcgacttacagctgtaatcgcagcaaaaggtggcgctacaaagtattaacttaagggggctgaatatttttgcacgcccaatttttcagtttttgatttgttaaaaaagtttgaaatatccaataaatgtcgttccacttcatgattgtgtcccacttgttgttgattcttcacaaaaaaatacagttttatatctttatgtttgaagcctgaaatgtggcaaaaggtcgcaaagttcaagggggccgaatactttcgcaaggcactgtaagcacCAAATAAACTCCCATGAGTCCCTATGTCTGTCCCTCCATACAGACGAGCCCAATCTAATCCTGAAGTGTGAAACACAGCGGGTCATTGATGACAAGATGTGCCAGATAGCCTTTCCCCTTTATTGGATTGAACATGCATTCTGTGCTAAAACCATCATCTCAACAGACAACTGCCTGGTCAGTACATCAACAGCACAGTGCTTTGCAAACATGTATATTTTTTATCTCTGGCTGTTGCATTGGAAATGTGTAAGAGAATATTATGATCAACGAGCTAATCAAGATTTCCCTTTGTACTTTAATTTCACTGTGCCACCATACTCTGAGAGTTCTCCATGTCTActtttaacctctctctctatttctctctttctctttctcagtctGACCAGGGCAGTACTGTGGTCTGTGGGGGTGAGCTACAGGGGTTGTTCTGGTCCAGTTCTTCTGACGTTGGTTTGTACACCCGCCTGTGCCTGTACCTTGACTGGatcagtgacatcatgaacaccCCTGATCCTACACCTGAACCTGCGTGGACCACCCCAGCAGCAGCTACAACATGGTGATTGAAAAGAAAAACAATAAAGTGATATGTACTGAAATGTTCTGTTCACCTGCCCCATTGATTCCATCATATCCGGCCTGCGTTATTTTAATTCCCCAGCAGAGGGCAACATAGACTAATAATACTGGCCTATCACAAACCTCTGAGAGATTTCTTGGCTAAAACATGTCACACATTAACACATACATATT
This window encodes:
- the LOC110537956 gene encoding trypsinogen-like protein 3: MKLLLLALALGCAAAVPVEENGALLQEVCQPHSRPWQVYLWNTKGGWYGEERCSGALINEWWVLTAWNCFVEPGHTMVSLGEHDLTVEEGTEQHIRVARYVQHGPYARGPSHSLAMVKLAEPARFTQHIMPVALPTRCTQLHEKCLVSGWGSTVPGQDEPNLILKCETQRVIDDKMCQIAFPLYWIEHAFCAKTIISTDNCLSDQGSTVVCGGELQGLFWSSSSDVGLYTRLCLYLDWISDIMNTPDPTPEPAWTTPAAATTW
- the apoc2 gene encoding apolipoprotein C-II precursor, which encodes MNKLLVITVLVTLLGLSAQGLRLPRQAEEGTPEEPAADVAEADGEQGTLEKLTSVVKGYYDTSISTASSWLDSIDGLKLKEKAKNAISDTTVAAMTYAGILQDQVYHILYQQ